A stretch of the Zeugodacus cucurbitae isolate PBARC_wt_2022May chromosome 6, idZeuCucr1.2, whole genome shotgun sequence genome encodes the following:
- the LOC105209830 gene encoding DENN domain-containing protein 1B-like, whose product MSNNLAGIPGTRVHVDVNSLFDVYCELNCPVNRTENHANQNVNSITEKFPTNFRDDNLLKMLQLFASTPCENEGVPVGMYSFVLTAEDSHWRFCFCRYDLDTNSIMIILTRLPWHETFFNMMITLAELKQRNANDFHVFLSNCYKAAVPPRGEVTLVAVGGTSRKMLSFEQPSFYKLPCIPGNHNLTVFYNFATPKVMLAIIASLMLERRVIITSQQPDRHSACVQAANALLYPMEWQHTYIPILPMQLRDYLMGPMPYLIGAPISVLDTVCRGELGDAIIFNCDVGTYESCYNDVQQLPQSIVKDMQDEFRHSKQHNGELISYVFLLMMVRLVGKYRDGIKFESDPFFCENAFLSKCPQTKHKFLRQFLSTSMCVHFLRTRLSMLKHGPMLWDRFEMESAMHTQPKKNGCCGGAKKKKFKETDEIYEPLNSFQNQLFKSLEITETIKMQLEDLRKSQQYKDAKTHADMKELFGSLRYTLSYATSAYNSLEAQNVEEMKNLGYTEINASTFKNDSVQEKGGSSKPRYNG is encoded by the exons ATGAGCAATAATTTAGCAGGCATTCCCGGCACACGAGTTCA CGTGGACGTAAACAGTCTTTTCGATGTCTACTGTGAGTTAAATTGTCCTGTGAATCGCACTGAAAATCATGCAAATCAAAATGTAAATTCCATAACGGAAAAGTTTCCCACAAATTTTCGTGATGATAACCTGTTGAAGATGCTGCAGTTGTTTGCGAGTACACCGTGCGAAAACGAAGG CGTTCCAGTGGGGATGTATTCATTCGTGTTGACTGCGGAAGACTCGCATTGGAGATTTTGCTTCTGTCGTTATGACCTCGATACAAATTCGATTATGATTATACTAACGCGCCTGCCGTGGCATGAGACCTTCTTCAATATGATGATAACGCTTGCAGAACTTAAGCAACGAAATGCAAATGATTTTCATGTATTTCTCTCGAATTGTTACAAGGCTGCGGTGCCGCCACGAGGCGAAGTTACGCTTGTAGCGGTTGGGGGCACGAGTCGTAAG ATGTTATCCTTTGAGCAACCATCCTTTTATAAATTGCCCTGTATTCCAGGCAAT CATAATTTGActgtattttacaattttgccACGCCTAAAGTTATGCTTGCTATAATTGCTTCGCTCATGCTTGAACGACGCGTCATTATCACATCCCAACAGCCGGATCGACATTCCGCCTGCGTCCAAGCCGCTAATGCACTACTCTATCCCATGGAATGGCAACACACTTACATACCCATATTACCGATGCAACTACGCGATTATCTTATGGGACCCATGCCATATCTAATTGGTGCACCGATATCGGTTTTAGACACG GTTTGCAGAGGTGAACTTGGTGACGCGATCATATTCAATTGTGATGTTGGCACTTATGAAAGTTGTTATAATGATGTGCAGCAATTACCGCAGAGTATTGTTAAAGATATGCAAGATGAATTTAGACATTCAAAGCAGCACAATGGTGAACTCATCTCATATGTATTTCTATTGATGATGGTGCGTTTGGTTGGCAAATACCGTGATGGCATTAAATTTGAATCGGATCCATTTTTTTGTGAGAATGCATTTTTGTCCAAATGTCCTCAAACGAAACACAAATTTTTGCGTCAATTTTTGTCCACATCTATGTGTGTTCACTTCTTACGTACACGCTTGAGTATGCTAAAGCATGGACCGATGTTGTGGGATCGATTTGAAATGGAAAGCGCTATGCATACGCAACCGAAGAAGAATGGTTGCTGTGGTGGTGCCaagaagaaaaaattcaaagaaacagATGAGATCTATGAACCGCTCAATAGttttcaaaatcaattatttaaatcTTTGGAAATAACTGAAACTATTAAAATGCAATTGGAAGATTTGCGAAAATCTCAGCAGTATAAAGACGCAAAAACACACGCAGATATGAAGGAACTATTCGGTAGTCTTCGTTATACCCTGTCATATGCAACATCAGCATACAATAGTTTGGAGGCACAAAATGTCGAAGAGATGAAAAATCTGGGATATACTGAAATAA atgCGAGTACGTTTAAAAACGATTCGGTGCAAGAAAAAGGAGGAAGTTCTAAACCACGTTATAATGGGTGA
- the Atrx_0 gene encoding uncharacterized protein Atrx_0 isoform X1, producing the protein MEASTTASTTTPTQASSNNDNDENVEFDPSLSEEERRFYLRAYPTVDLVRERKVHCTVCKSHIGTAPSQEENIRMHPVLRVTHCLKCHDFYNSGEFSKGEDGSELYCRWCGQGGEVYCCSSCPYVFCKSCIVKNLSRGVVVDIEQNENWNCFSCAPKILWPLRAQHWALIRYIEKQKKHIEANYASDAEKRTQLALDRSTCCRLAKAKCGNMSDSMESLDSATSRRSQSSSSAKKQAKSPGSHPQAPPAKRMKNSNDEVVCTPDLLSMLEPDCQITVQQKTRPAPSPITSTPKIISLQTHSSTSNSSGITLKAHNNTPPPLVLRNTGIPIRHPSPSPIVRRTVIGARNAPTTGNHTPVYHTINGYRIDLNSAAQQETFRLPNGKLIQVKRQGTNQPQAGTPSPSSAWMRQASPITAIQHAASGRPVQITPARTQYYPISQQHQQNSMQQPQIIRYSNTTVTPVSGQNGAIRGTQIQLINGVPVAPTATPTTVNAATAVRTPVMVRHVFPDTAIGQARSQLQDQVFNAMEICQHLTGKVQTLTNSNAYKQARNYLEVKELYIHLSYLLTYAIGRFKGLQDKCLGDMRQLGFVNDADSLENGQLAADKQASDDEDNEIEIVEPKTDTITLDSDNEDEEPVKQTDAAPKTPQLITIINTTATNSNAASTQQPSQISPDGNRQKLILKQQLTLPKGTTIVPTAPVPSLTKLPAAANSIAITLEKSNEGNNMEEVDMMSAAKKFLVSLLEVDSDAGEGSGSTDGGDSAQQLQQRKQPRKKTTSKPNPTLLKQKELLERERLEEMKRNDLKLKMKCAITLKKAEEEYPFARDMLQQHEIDAKTEKQAKEAERAASEEHQMEVDGNGDEGDTKAANKSSETGNENENDSGDLEILTVNLESSIDEDKESELVLVGEKSPTEQSVEVEDNGNGGKYTIVMDDEDEGKEKSLIIEVEGNSSNEKESVKVVINDNTAHSNDDTNEKCMKTKVETVSECAKRVIEGLQASEKQQELEKKEQQQQQTKVTPIDTTSNTSADDIIEPIVVEESDVADSEDSPIKQSGKVLELPNEHAVAAKKSAESASVDDGSAAKREAPTKSGLAACAIKAATERETNAVELNEPEIDVEKEIEMLLMKKAQLPEAETNNDTNALKPSTAGTQAVKATTAKAATPELLGELVDNLLENASAALT; encoded by the exons ATGGAGGCAAGTACCACCGCATCAACGACAACCCCGACGCAGGCATCTTCCAACAACGACAATGATG AAAATGTCGAATTTGATCCCAGTTTATCCGAAGAAGAACGACGATTCTATCTCAGGGCTTATCCCACTGTTGATCTGGTGCGAGAGCGCAAAGTGCACTGCACAGTTTGTAAGTCTCATATCGGTACAGCACCGAGCCAAGAGGAGAATATCCGAATGCATCCGGTGCTGCGAGTAACACATTGTTTGAAATGCCACGATTTCTATAACAGCGGCGAATTCAGTAAAGGCGAGGATGGCTCAGAACTGTATTGTCGTTGGTGTGGTCAGGGTGGTGAAGTTTACTGTTGCTCCAGCTGTCCCTATGTATTCTGCAAATCATGTATTGTTAAGAACCTGTCACGCGGCGTGGTTGTAGATATTGAACAGAACGAAAATTGGAATTGCTTCAGCTGCGCACCGAAAATACTTTGGCCATTGCGTGCACAACATTGGGCGCTAATACGTTATATAGAGAAACAAAAGAA gcATATAGAAGCAAATTACGCGAGTGATGCTGAGAAGAGGACGCAGCTGGCACTGGACCGTTCAACATGCTGCCGTCTTGCCAAAGCGAAATGCGGAAACATGTCCGATTCGATGGAAAGTCTCGATTCTGCAACATCTCGACGCAGTCAAAGCAGTTCTAGCGCAAAGAAGCAGGCGAAATCCCCAGGTAGCCATCCACAAGCACCCCCTGCCAAACGTATGAAAAATTCCAATGACGAAGTTGTTTGTACACCTGATTTGCTGAGCATGTTGGAGCCGGATTGTCAAATTACTGTGCAACAAAAGACACGGCCAGCACCCTCACCCATCACATCAACACCGAAAATTATATCCTTACAAACACATTCGTCAACTTCGAATAGTAGTGGTATAACACTAAAAGCGCACAATAACACTCCACCGCCATTAGTTTTACGTAACACCGGTATACCAATACGTCATCCCTCGCCGTCACCGATTGTACGACGTACAGTAATTGGTGCACGCAATGCGCCCACAACCGGCAATCACACGCCCGTTTACCACACTATCAATGGATATCGCATCGATCTGAATTCGGCAGCGCAACAAGAAACATTCCGTTTGCCCAATGGCAAACTGATACAGGTTAAACGGCAGGGCACAAATCAACCACAGGCTGGCACACCATCACCGAGTAGCGCTTGGATGCGACAGGCAAGCCCCATAACAGCTATACAACATGCAGCCAGCGGACGTCCTGTGCAAATAACGCCAGCTCGTACGCAATATTATCCAATAtcgcaacaacaccaacaaaattcaatgcaacaaccgcaaattATACGTTATAGTAATACCACTGTGACGCCGGTTAGCGGTCAAAATGGTGCTATACGCGGCACACAAATACAATTGATCAACGGTGTGCCCGTGGCGCCAACAGCAACACCGACGACTGTTAATGCTGCCACAGCGGTGCGTACACCGGTCATGGTGCGTCACGTGTTCCCCGACACTGCCATCGGTCAGGCGCGTTCCCAGCTACAGGATCAGGTCTTCAATGCCATGGAGATTTGTCAGCATCTCACTGGTAAAGTGCAAACGCTTACCAACTCGAATGCTTACAAGCAGGCGCGTAATTATCTGGAAGTCAAGGAACTCTACATACATCTCTCATATCTGTTGACCTATGCGATTGGTCGTTTCAAGGGGTTGCAGGATAAATGTTTGGGCGATATGCGACAATTGGGTTTCGTTAATGACGCGGATAGCTTGGAAAACGGCCAATTGGCGGCAG ACAAACAAGCCAGTGATGATGAGGACAACGAAATCGAGATTGTGGAACCTAAAACTGACACTATTACGCTCGACTCGGACAATGAAGACGAGGAGCCAGTCAAGCAAACGGACGCTGCGCCTAAAACACCACAGTTGATTACCATTATTAACACCACTGCCACCAATAGCAATGCTGCGTCAACACAACAGCCAAGTCAAATCAGCCCAGATGGTAACCGGCAAAAGCTgatattaaaacaacaattgACGCTTCCCAAAGGTACCACCATTGTGCCCACTGCACCAGTACCAAGCTTGACTAAGCTGCCGGCCGCTGCCAACAGCATAGCGATTACGCTTGAAAAGTCCAATGAGGGTAATAATATGGAGGAGGTGGATATGATGTCGGCGGCGAAAAAATTCCTCGTCAGTCTGCTGGAGGTGGATTCAGATGCTGGTGAGGGCAGTGGGTCCACAGATGGTGGTGATTCGGCGCAGCAGCTACAGCAACGCAAGCAGCCGCGCAAGAAGACTACCAGCAAGCCGAATCCGACACTATTGAAGCAGAAGGAGTTGCTTGAGCGCGAACGTTTGGAGGAGATGAAACGGAacgatttgaaattgaaaatgaaatgcgccATAACATTGAAGAAGGCCGAAGAGGAATATCCATTCGCTAGAGATATGTTGCAACAGCATGAAATTGATGCAAAGACTGAAAAGCAAGCTAAAGAAGCGGAGCGTGCGGCAAGTGAAGAGCACCAAATGGAGGTGGATGGGAACGGCGATGAAGGCGATACAAAAGCAGCTAACAAGAGCAGTGAAACTGGCAATGAGAATGAGAATGATTCGGGAGATTTGGAAATACTCACGGTGAATTTGGAGAGTTCCATTGATGAGGATAAGGAGAGCGAATTGGTGTTGGTTGGTGAAAAGTCGCCGACAGAGCAAAGTGTAGAAGTTGAGGATAACGGTAATGGCGGAAAATATACGATTGTCATGGATGACGAGGATGAGGGCAAAGAGAAATCGCTGATTATCGAAGTTGAGGGCAATAGCAGCAATGAAAAGGAGTCAGTGAAAGTTGTGATCAACGACAACACGGCGCACAGCAATGACGACACCAACGAAAAGTGTATGAAAACGAAGGTGGAAACCGTAAGCGAGTGCGCTAAGCGTGTGATTGAGGGCTTGCAAGCTAGTGAAAAGCAGCAAGAGTTGGAGAagaaagagcaacaacaacaacaaactaaagTGACACCCATAGACACGACCAGCAACACGTCTGCTGACGACATTATCGAGCCGATTGTAGTCGAAGAATCCGATGTTGCCGACTCGGAGGATTCGCCCATAAAGCAAAGCGGAAAAGTGTTGGAATTACCAAATGAGCACGCTGTTGCCGCAAAAAAATCGGCAGAAAGTGCGTCGGTCGATGATGGGTCAGCTGCTAAGCGAGAGGCGCCCACAAAGAGTGGTTTAGCAGCGTGTGCGATTAAGGCGGCGACCGAACGCGAAACGAATGCCGTCGAATTGAATGAGCCCGAAATCGACGTTGAAAAGGAAATCGAAATGTTACTTATGAAGAAAGCACAATTGCCCGAAGCTGAAACCAACAACGACACGAATGCCCTCAAACCTAGCACAGCTGGTACGCAAGCTGTTAAAGCGACAACAGCGAAAGCTGCTACACCCGAGCTGCTGGGCGAACTGGTCGATAACTTATTGGAGAATGCGAGCGCAGCGCTCACGTAA
- the Atrx_0 gene encoding uncharacterized protein Atrx_0 isoform X2, producing MEASTTASTTTPTQASSNNDNDENVEFDPSLSEEERRFYLRAYPTVDLVRERKVHCTVCKSHIGTAPSQEENIRMHPVLRVTHCLKCHDFYNSGEFSKGEDGSELYCRWCGQGGEVYCCSSCPYVFCKSCIVKNLSRGVVVDIEQNENWNCFSCAPKILWPLRAQHWALIRYIEKQKKHIEANYASDAEKRTQLALDRSTCCRLAKAKCGNMSDSMESLDSATSRRSQSSSSAKKQAKSPGSHPQAPPAKRMKNSNDEVVCTPDLLSMLEPDCQITVQQKTRPAPSPITSTPKIISLQTHSSTSNSSGITLKAHNNTPPPLVLRNTGIPIRHPSPSPIVRRTVIGARNAPTTGNHTPVYHTINGYRIDLNSAAQQETFRLPNGKLIQVKRQGTNQPQAGTPSPSSAWMRQASPITAIQHAASGRPVQITPARTQYYPISQQHQQNSMQQPQIIRYSNTTVTPVSGQNGAIRGTQIQLINGVPVAPTATPTTVNAATAVRTPVMVRHVFPDTAIGQARSQLQDQVFNAMEICQHLTGKVQTLTNSNAYKQARNYLEVKELYIHLSYLLTYAIGRFKGLQDKCLGDMRQLGFVNDADSLENGQLAAGVDYVRYGQLEDIDLFNTSANSFHNQVYEYRKSLYANMEHGEGDDKKPPLSPLMPLGQLKRGADGEGGDDDEDEDYAENDETGDNGWLKNTMDEPTEPSYYDDDNDMTANNEAMDATAVDADGDDEEHDADAAGAADFEQYVAQQQQTLRYSSKAHYGTEHYMSHEEQTHARDRKLARLIEKYPAIWCTRHPDYGNFEVTRKYWRMVATHFKRTENIKLRWKNIRKRYVRVERRIRDGKRFNGYFDKTTNFLANRDLPEDQWVEVDCGSDEEDTQNVARKKTDVNEKRTAKVDKSREWHNDDGETYADDYYGALDDVKALEVRALDLKIINFVKCNPVLWRKLGSTQHITVDVQSRKSLWMHLWKSLRSQSSMLNDLSCEDIMDRWSHLYEMYKSFRLKTIKCEKKRANLELKYSKYLAKLSFLYKIVEEDLRNEHLNNIDIDFTHEETQHDSRLQDEPDDKEFLLQLVRAVQQHPLLWDKLNVDYYDGVLRAKIWLKIAAALKDFRRNVLTIKMRWQLALFSYQRYVRERRTFPGDKPLPKYCRNLPLDEMFFLD from the exons ATGGAGGCAAGTACCACCGCATCAACGACAACCCCGACGCAGGCATCTTCCAACAACGACAATGATG AAAATGTCGAATTTGATCCCAGTTTATCCGAAGAAGAACGACGATTCTATCTCAGGGCTTATCCCACTGTTGATCTGGTGCGAGAGCGCAAAGTGCACTGCACAGTTTGTAAGTCTCATATCGGTACAGCACCGAGCCAAGAGGAGAATATCCGAATGCATCCGGTGCTGCGAGTAACACATTGTTTGAAATGCCACGATTTCTATAACAGCGGCGAATTCAGTAAAGGCGAGGATGGCTCAGAACTGTATTGTCGTTGGTGTGGTCAGGGTGGTGAAGTTTACTGTTGCTCCAGCTGTCCCTATGTATTCTGCAAATCATGTATTGTTAAGAACCTGTCACGCGGCGTGGTTGTAGATATTGAACAGAACGAAAATTGGAATTGCTTCAGCTGCGCACCGAAAATACTTTGGCCATTGCGTGCACAACATTGGGCGCTAATACGTTATATAGAGAAACAAAAGAA gcATATAGAAGCAAATTACGCGAGTGATGCTGAGAAGAGGACGCAGCTGGCACTGGACCGTTCAACATGCTGCCGTCTTGCCAAAGCGAAATGCGGAAACATGTCCGATTCGATGGAAAGTCTCGATTCTGCAACATCTCGACGCAGTCAAAGCAGTTCTAGCGCAAAGAAGCAGGCGAAATCCCCAGGTAGCCATCCACAAGCACCCCCTGCCAAACGTATGAAAAATTCCAATGACGAAGTTGTTTGTACACCTGATTTGCTGAGCATGTTGGAGCCGGATTGTCAAATTACTGTGCAACAAAAGACACGGCCAGCACCCTCACCCATCACATCAACACCGAAAATTATATCCTTACAAACACATTCGTCAACTTCGAATAGTAGTGGTATAACACTAAAAGCGCACAATAACACTCCACCGCCATTAGTTTTACGTAACACCGGTATACCAATACGTCATCCCTCGCCGTCACCGATTGTACGACGTACAGTAATTGGTGCACGCAATGCGCCCACAACCGGCAATCACACGCCCGTTTACCACACTATCAATGGATATCGCATCGATCTGAATTCGGCAGCGCAACAAGAAACATTCCGTTTGCCCAATGGCAAACTGATACAGGTTAAACGGCAGGGCACAAATCAACCACAGGCTGGCACACCATCACCGAGTAGCGCTTGGATGCGACAGGCAAGCCCCATAACAGCTATACAACATGCAGCCAGCGGACGTCCTGTGCAAATAACGCCAGCTCGTACGCAATATTATCCAATAtcgcaacaacaccaacaaaattcaatgcaacaaccgcaaattATACGTTATAGTAATACCACTGTGACGCCGGTTAGCGGTCAAAATGGTGCTATACGCGGCACACAAATACAATTGATCAACGGTGTGCCCGTGGCGCCAACAGCAACACCGACGACTGTTAATGCTGCCACAGCGGTGCGTACACCGGTCATGGTGCGTCACGTGTTCCCCGACACTGCCATCGGTCAGGCGCGTTCCCAGCTACAGGATCAGGTCTTCAATGCCATGGAGATTTGTCAGCATCTCACTGGTAAAGTGCAAACGCTTACCAACTCGAATGCTTACAAGCAGGCGCGTAATTATCTGGAAGTCAAGGAACTCTACATACATCTCTCATATCTGTTGACCTATGCGATTGGTCGTTTCAAGGGGTTGCAGGATAAATGTTTGGGCGATATGCGACAATTGGGTTTCGTTAATGACGCGGATAGCTTGGAAAACGGCCAATTGGCGGCAG GCGTCGACTATGTGCGTTACGGCCAACTTGAAGATATAGATCTCTTCAACACCAGCGCGAACAGTTTCCACAATCAGGTGTATGAATATCGCAAGAGTTTGTATGCGAACATGGAGCATGGCGAAGGTGATGATAAGAAACCGCCACTCTCGCCGCTTATGCCGCTCGGGCAGCTCAAACGCGGTGCTGATGGTGAAGGGGGAGACGATGACGAAGACGAGGATTATGCTGAGAATGACGAGACAGGCGACAATGGTTGGCTGAAAAACACTATGGACGAGCCAACGGAGCCATCGTATTATGATGACGACAACGATATGACGGCCAATAATGAGGCCATGGATGCCACTGCTGTCGATGCTGATGGCGATGATGAGGAACACGATGCGGACGCTGCTGGCGCCGCTGATTTCGAACAATAtgtggcacaacaacaacaaacgctacGCTACAGCAGCAAAGCACATTATGGCACTGAGCATTACATGAGCCACGAGGAGCAAACACATGCACGCGATCGCAAGCTGGCGCGGTTGATTGAGAAATACCCGGCCATTTGGTGCACACGCCATCCCGACTATGGTAATTTCGAGGTGACGCGCAAGTACTGGCGCATGGTGGCGACACACTTCAAACGCACCGAAAATATAAAGTTGCGCTGGAAGAACATACGCAAGCGTTATGTGCGCGTGGAGCGGCGCATACGCGACGGTAAACGCTTCAATGGTTATTTCGATAAGACTACGAATTTCCTGGCCAACCGCGATCTGCCCGAAGATCAGTGGGTCGAAGTGGATTGCGGCAGCGACGAGGAAGACACACAAAATGTTGCACGCAAAAAAACGGATGTCAACGAAAAGCGCACAGCAAAAGTGGATAAATCGCGTGAGTGGCATAATGATGATGGTGAGACGTATGCAGACGACTATTACGGTGCGTTGGATGACGTGAAAGCGTTGGAAGTGCGCGCTTTAGATTTGAAAATCATCAATTTCGTCAAATGTAATCCGGTGTTGTGGCGCAAATTGGGCAGCACACAACACATCACCGTCGATGTGCAGTCGCGCAAATCGCTCTGGATGCACTTGTGGAAGAGTCTGCGCTCTCAAAGTAGTATGCTAAATG atCTGAGCTGTGAGGATATTATGGATCGTTGGTCACATTTGTATGAGATGTACAAGTCGTTCCGCTTGAAAACGATCAAGTGCGAAAAGAAACGCGCCAATTTAGAGCTgaaatattccaaatatttgGCCAAACTATCTTTCCTCTACAAAATTGTCGAAGAAGATTTACGTAATGAGCATTTAAATAATATCGACATTGATTTTACGCACGAAGAAACGCAGCACGACAGTCGCTTGCAGGACGAACCGGACGATAAGGAATTCTTGCTGCAGTTGGTGCGTGCAGTGCAACAGCATCCACTGTTGTGGGACAAGTTGAATGTCGATTACTATGATGGTGTGTTACGCGCCAAAATCTGGCTGAAAATTGCCGCAGCACTCAAGGATTTCAGAC GTAACGTGCTGACAATTAAAATGCGTTGGCAATTGGCTTTGTTTAGCTATCAACGTTATGTGCGTGAACGCAGAACATTCCCGGGGGATAAACCCTTGCCGAAATATTGCCGAAATCTACCATTGGATGAAATGTTTTTCCTCGATTAA